The following coding sequences lie in one Sporocytophaga myxococcoides DSM 11118 genomic window:
- a CDS encoding DNA-3-methyladenine glycosylase family protein produces MAIETNIITIKEPPLFSFAECLWFLNRNYDDCSHTVKEDAVWKALQLGEENYLLKIYEKDKTINIEVVVGAASVKSKKLLETFIIDWFDLNNILEPFYKVLRKDKQLSYMYKDFYGLRLMGIPDLFESLCWCIIGQQINLSFAYKLKRRLVERYGTKLEYEGSSFYIFPDFKVLAQAAAEELKAMQFSSAKAAYLINIAQVFSDGVLSKSILKALPDQESRYKLLTSFHGIGTWTANYVLMKTIRDPNSVPHGDAGLLKALINHGIIDDRKDTQNIKLFFERYKNMESYIVIYLWRSLAIR; encoded by the coding sequence ATGGCTATTGAGACCAATATCATTACAATTAAAGAGCCTCCTCTATTTAGTTTTGCAGAATGTCTTTGGTTTCTGAACAGAAATTATGATGACTGTTCTCATACAGTGAAAGAGGATGCTGTATGGAAGGCTTTGCAGCTGGGAGAAGAGAACTATCTTCTTAAGATTTATGAAAAGGATAAAACAATAAACATAGAAGTGGTTGTTGGGGCTGCAAGTGTAAAAAGTAAAAAGCTTCTAGAAACTTTTATAATTGATTGGTTTGACCTTAATAACATTCTTGAACCATTTTATAAAGTACTTAGAAAAGACAAGCAATTGTCTTATATGTATAAGGACTTTTATGGTCTTCGTCTTATGGGCATTCCTGATCTCTTCGAGTCTCTTTGCTGGTGCATCATTGGTCAGCAGATTAATCTTTCTTTCGCATACAAATTGAAACGAAGATTGGTAGAGAGGTATGGTACAAAGCTGGAATATGAAGGATCATCATTTTATATATTCCCTGATTTCAAAGTACTTGCACAAGCCGCAGCAGAAGAATTAAAAGCGATGCAGTTCTCTTCTGCCAAAGCAGCATATCTGATCAACATCGCTCAAGTCTTCTCAGATGGAGTGTTAAGTAAAAGTATTCTTAAAGCATTACCTGATCAAGAAAGCAGATATAAGCTACTTACAAGCTTCCATGGAATAGGCACATGGACAGCCAATTATGTACTTATGAAAACAATAAGAGATCCGAACAGCGTTCCACATGGAGATGCGGGATTGCTTAAAGCTCTTATAAATCATGGTATTATAGATGATAGAAAGGATACTCAAAATATTAAACTCTTTTTTGAAAGATATAAAAACATGGAGAGTTATATCGTTATCTATTTATGGAGAAGTCTGGCTATCCGTTAA
- a CDS encoding methylated-DNA--[protein]-cysteine S-methyltransferase — MECNKIDFERIAKAIDFISKNIKAQPSLEEVAEIVHLSPYHFQRLFTEWAGVSPKKFLQFLTIEYAKKVLETSASKSLAETAEQSGLSTTSRLHDLFVNIEGMTPGEYKNEGENLTIRYSLRNSQFGDYLIASTGKGISNLYFFDGEEKSVIEDLKASWLRADIIEGTDDDQAKVARFFANDFTDSEKIKLHLKGTEFQIKVWEALLKIPQGVLTSYGQIAGSMNQANASRAVGTAIGSNPVGFIIPCHRVIKSVGGIGEFRWGSHRKKAMIGWEASQLNSD, encoded by the coding sequence ATGGAGTGCAATAAAATTGATTTTGAGAGAATTGCCAAAGCAATTGATTTTATCTCAAAAAATATAAAAGCCCAGCCTTCCCTGGAAGAGGTTGCGGAAATAGTTCATTTGAGTCCATATCATTTTCAACGATTATTTACAGAATGGGCCGGAGTAAGTCCTAAAAAATTTCTACAGTTTCTTACGATTGAGTATGCTAAAAAAGTACTTGAAACTTCAGCTTCAAAATCGCTTGCAGAAACAGCCGAACAGTCGGGTTTGTCAACAACCAGCCGTTTGCATGATCTCTTCGTAAACATTGAGGGTATGACTCCAGGAGAATATAAAAACGAAGGTGAAAATCTTACGATCAGGTATAGTTTAAGAAATAGTCAGTTTGGGGATTATTTAATTGCTTCAACCGGTAAAGGTATAAGCAATTTATACTTCTTTGACGGTGAAGAAAAAAGTGTGATAGAAGACCTGAAAGCTTCATGGCTCAGGGCTGACATTATAGAAGGCACCGATGATGATCAGGCAAAAGTAGCACGTTTCTTTGCTAATGATTTTACTGATTCAGAAAAAATAAAACTTCATTTAAAAGGGACAGAGTTTCAAATTAAAGTGTGGGAAGCCTTATTAAAAATACCTCAGGGAGTCCTAACTTCTTATGGACAAATTGCAGGAAGCATGAATCAAGCCAATGCCTCAAGAGCTGTAGGAACAGCTATCGGAAGTAATCCTGTAGGTTTTATAATTCCATGTCACCGTGTAATAAAGAGCGTTGGAGGTATAGGCGAGTTTCGTTGGGGAAGTCACAGGAAGAAGGCTATGATTGGCTGGGAAGCAAGTCAGCTGAACTCAGATTAA
- a CDS encoding NAD-dependent epimerase/dehydratase family protein has product MQTILGSGGAIGVDLAKELLAYTKDIRLVSRNPKKVNPNDLLFPADLSDPSYVDKAIQGSDIVYLTIGFEYKLSVWKQKWPPLINQVIDSCKRYNAKLVFFDNVYMYDPDYIGNMTEETPVKPSSQKGKIRAAIADKIMKETKNGLTALIARSADFYGPSIKNSVMNELVYKNLRKGKAANWMASVNKIHNFTYTPDAAKATALLGNTPDCYNQVWHLPTDATKITGKQWIELFAKEMRITPRYMVLPSWLIGILGLFIPIMKELKEMNYQNERDYFFNSSKFEKYFSFKPTTPEIGLRNIVKADTDGF; this is encoded by the coding sequence ATGCAAACTATATTAGGGTCTGGCGGTGCAATTGGAGTAGATCTTGCCAAAGAACTTTTGGCATACACAAAAGACATCAGACTTGTAAGTCGCAATCCTAAGAAAGTAAATCCGAATGATCTACTATTTCCTGCTGACTTATCAGATCCCTCATATGTAGACAAAGCAATACAGGGATCAGATATTGTTTATTTAACCATCGGATTCGAATATAAGCTTAGCGTATGGAAACAAAAGTGGCCTCCGTTGATCAATCAAGTAATTGATTCCTGCAAAAGATATAATGCAAAATTGGTTTTCTTTGATAATGTATACATGTATGATCCGGATTATATAGGAAACATGACAGAAGAAACACCTGTAAAGCCATCAAGTCAGAAGGGAAAGATTCGTGCTGCAATTGCAGACAAGATTATGAAAGAGACTAAAAACGGACTAACAGCACTCATAGCAAGATCAGCAGACTTTTATGGTCCTTCCATAAAGAATAGTGTTATGAATGAGCTTGTATATAAAAATTTAAGAAAGGGTAAGGCCGCAAATTGGATGGCAAGTGTAAATAAAATTCATAATTTCACTTATACCCCGGATGCTGCAAAGGCCACGGCATTATTAGGCAATACACCTGATTGTTATAATCAAGTCTGGCACTTACCAACTGATGCAACAAAAATAACCGGCAAACAATGGATAGAACTTTTCGCTAAAGAAATGAGAATTACTCCTAGATATATGGTGTTACCATCATGGTTGATAGGAATACTGGGCTTATTTATTCCTATAATGAAAGAATTAAAAGAGATGAATTACCAGAATGAAAGAGACTACTTTTTTAACAGTAGCAAATTTGAAAAGTATTTTAGTTTTAAACCAACAACCCCGGAAATAGGATTAAGAAATATAGTAAAGGCCGATACAGACGGATTCTAA
- a CDS encoding NADP-dependent oxidoreductase, producing MKAFIINEFGGPEKLIPTNINVPLAGKNDVLIEVKAFSINPVDVKTRSGKGLAGRFKDNLPLVLGWDISGIVREVGEEVTGFAKGDAVFGMVNFPGLASAYAQYVVSPANHIAKKPSNITHEEAAGATLALLTAWQALVDNAKVKSGQKVLIHSAAGGVGHYAIQIAKYLGAYVIGTSSIENKDFVLGLGADEHIDYKSQRFEEIVKDADFVLDTMGGDNASRSLLSTKKGGTVISIPSGLQEGLKEKAEELGVIAYNFLVTSNGKDMEELARLLEKGIIKSHISKTFSFDDIQSAHKQIETGKTRGKVVVTL from the coding sequence ATGAAAGCATTTATAATTAACGAATTCGGTGGCCCGGAAAAACTTATTCCTACTAATATTAATGTACCATTGGCAGGGAAAAATGATGTATTAATCGAGGTTAAAGCCTTTAGCATAAATCCGGTTGATGTAAAAACCCGATCCGGCAAGGGACTTGCAGGAAGATTCAAGGATAATTTACCACTGGTGCTTGGATGGGATATATCAGGTATAGTAAGAGAAGTTGGAGAAGAGGTAACAGGTTTTGCGAAAGGTGATGCTGTATTTGGGATGGTAAATTTCCCTGGACTGGCATCTGCCTATGCTCAATATGTAGTATCCCCTGCAAATCATATAGCTAAAAAACCTTCCAATATTACCCATGAGGAAGCTGCTGGTGCTACACTTGCTTTATTAACGGCATGGCAAGCTTTGGTGGATAATGCTAAAGTAAAATCAGGACAAAAGGTGCTTATACACTCTGCAGCTGGTGGTGTAGGGCATTATGCTATTCAGATTGCTAAATATCTGGGAGCATATGTTATAGGGACATCTTCCATAGAAAACAAGGATTTTGTACTCGGTCTGGGCGCTGATGAGCACATAGATTACAAGTCACAGCGATTTGAGGAAATTGTGAAAGATGCTGACTTTGTATTGGATACTATGGGAGGTGATAATGCTTCGAGATCATTATTATCAACTAAAAAAGGAGGGACTGTTATAAGTATACCTTCGGGTTTACAGGAAGGTTTGAAGGAGAAAGCAGAAGAGTTAGGAGTAATCGCTTATAATTTTCTTGTAACTTCCAATGGAAAAGATATGGAAGAACTTGCAAGACTTCTTGAAAAGGGAATTATAAAATCTCATATCTCGAAAACGTTTTCATTTGATGACATTCAATCAGCTCACAAACAAATAGAGACCGGCAAAACAAGAGGAAAGGTAGTGGTAACACTGTAA
- a CDS encoding AraC family transcriptional regulator: MVKENIYQPFEIFFQELEEAPISGHSHNFFELVYIIDGTGKQCINKNKFDYSKGHFFLLTPKDHHSFEIEKTTKFFYLRFGDIYLKSKEQKDPSYFEAWTSRLEFIFQNASNLPGCILKNIEDRILVKNIVDSLIKEYINRDVYHQEVINQLVNTVIVLVARSISRSFPLKLQEKGSSEAMLSIVRYVQSNIYKPEMLKSEQIAMHFNLSQSYVGEYFKKHTGENLQQYITNYKLQLVETRLRYSDLRINEIAFELGFTDESHLNRIFKKYKGTTPSDFRKKTLNPL; encoded by the coding sequence ATGGTTAAGGAAAATATTTATCAACCTTTTGAGATTTTTTTTCAGGAACTGGAGGAAGCACCTATTTCCGGACATTCTCATAACTTTTTTGAACTTGTCTATATAATTGATGGTACTGGTAAGCAATGCATTAATAAAAACAAGTTTGACTACTCAAAGGGCCACTTTTTTTTATTGACTCCCAAAGACCATCATTCCTTTGAAATTGAAAAGACAACTAAATTTTTCTATTTAAGATTTGGAGATATTTATTTAAAATCAAAAGAACAAAAAGACCCTTCATATTTTGAAGCCTGGACGTCAAGATTGGAGTTTATTTTTCAGAATGCGAGTAATCTTCCCGGTTGTATTTTAAAAAATATTGAAGACCGGATACTTGTAAAGAACATTGTAGATAGCCTTATTAAGGAATATATTAATAGAGATGTTTACCACCAGGAAGTAATCAATCAGCTTGTTAATACCGTAATTGTACTAGTTGCAAGAAGCATTTCAAGGTCTTTCCCTTTGAAGCTCCAAGAGAAAGGATCTTCTGAAGCTATGCTGTCTATAGTAAGATATGTTCAAAGTAATATTTATAAACCCGAAATGCTGAAATCTGAACAGATCGCCATGCATTTTAATCTATCGCAATCTTATGTGGGTGAATATTTCAAAAAACATACAGGAGAAAATCTTCAGCAATATATTACCAATTATAAACTACAGCTAGTAGAAACCAGGCTCCGATACAGTGATCTTAGGATAAATGAAATTGCATTTGAATTAGGATTCACGGATGAAAGTCACCTGAACAGAATTTTTAAAAAATACAAAGGTACTACTCCATCAGACTTCAGAAAAAAAACACTTAACCCTTTATAA
- a CDS encoding DUF5996 family protein produces the protein MKNFLYKSSNNILISERENPWPALVLDDWIKTYKTLHLWMQVIGKIKLSFSPKLNHWWHITFTPTAEGLTTGLIPYHNSYFQIDFDFIDHKLYIKTNEGKFDSLDLYSRSVADFYIETKEKLRHLGIDINIWTTPVEMEERIPFERDFTHKTYDKKYVETFHKILLCVDHVMRVFRSEFTGKSSPVHFFWGAMDIAVTFFSGKHAPTHPGVPNVSKEVMVEAYSKELSSYGFWPGLGLGEPAFYAYAYPQPDKFNTAKMPEGAYYNETLGEFILPYEKVRESESPKEMILSFFKAVFIASAKLNNWDEGLICYK, from the coding sequence ATGAAAAATTTTCTATATAAAAGTTCTAATAATATTCTGATATCAGAAAGGGAAAATCCATGGCCAGCTCTGGTTTTGGATGACTGGATCAAAACCTATAAAACTCTCCATCTTTGGATGCAGGTTATAGGTAAAATAAAACTTAGCTTCTCTCCTAAGCTTAATCACTGGTGGCATATAACTTTTACTCCAACAGCTGAAGGCCTTACAACAGGACTTATCCCTTATCACAATTCATACTTTCAAATAGACTTTGATTTTATAGATCATAAACTGTATATCAAAACCAATGAAGGTAAGTTTGACAGCCTGGATCTATATTCCAGATCTGTTGCTGATTTTTATATTGAAACAAAAGAGAAACTGAGACATCTTGGTATTGATATTAACATCTGGACCACTCCTGTTGAAATGGAAGAAAGAATTCCCTTTGAAAGAGATTTTACACACAAGACATATGATAAAAAGTATGTCGAAACCTTTCATAAAATTCTATTGTGCGTAGATCATGTCATGAGGGTTTTCAGATCCGAATTTACCGGGAAGAGCAGCCCTGTTCATTTCTTCTGGGGAGCAATGGATATTGCAGTGACCTTCTTTTCCGGTAAACATGCTCCTACACATCCTGGAGTGCCTAATGTGAGTAAAGAGGTAATGGTAGAGGCTTATTCAAAAGAGTTAAGCAGTTATGGTTTCTGGCCTGGTCTTGGGCTTGGTGAACCTGCTTTTTATGCTTATGCGTATCCTCAACCGGACAAATTCAATACAGCAAAAATGCCTGAGGGAGCCTATTACAATGAGACCTTAGGGGAGTTTATATTGCCTTATGAGAAGGTAAGAGAATCAGAATCGCCTAAAGAAATGATATTATCATTCTTTAAAGCTGTATTTATAGCATCTGCAAAGCTAAACAACTGGGATGAAGGTCTAATCTGTTACAAATAA
- a CDS encoding TetR/AcrR family transcriptional regulator, which translates to MTEKTKSEDSSKLDIILNAAQKRFGHYGLCKTTMNEIAADVGMGKASLYYYFPDKEAVFQAVIKKEQEEFLAEMNKHMNAETDAASQLKHYVKYRLDYFQNLLNLSKLKTESFFNSKPIFGKVVEDFYKLEIELVGNIIQTGIDKQEFREVNKEEYALLLMNILQGLRLIRIKYKAMAEFDSADVAYLKENNDKVICMFIKDLKK; encoded by the coding sequence ATGACAGAAAAAACAAAATCGGAAGACTCTTCAAAGCTTGATATCATTCTGAATGCTGCCCAGAAAAGATTCGGGCACTATGGTTTATGTAAAACAACCATGAATGAAATAGCTGCAGATGTGGGAATGGGTAAAGCTTCACTTTACTATTATTTCCCCGACAAAGAAGCTGTTTTTCAGGCTGTAATCAAAAAAGAACAGGAGGAGTTTCTGGCTGAAATGAATAAACATATGAATGCCGAAACGGACGCTGCTTCTCAGCTAAAACACTATGTGAAATACCGTCTTGACTATTTTCAAAACCTCCTCAACCTTTCCAAACTTAAAACAGAGTCATTTTTTAATTCAAAGCCAATATTTGGTAAAGTCGTAGAAGACTTTTACAAACTTGAAATTGAGCTGGTCGGCAACATTATTCAGACTGGTATAGATAAGCAAGAGTTTCGTGAGGTGAATAAAGAGGAATATGCACTATTGCTGATGAATATATTGCAGGGATTAAGACTCATTAGAATTAAGTATAAAGCTATGGCAGAATTTGATTCTGCAGATGTAGCCTACCTTAAGGAAAACAATGACAAAGTGATCTGTATGTTCATTAAAGACCTCAAAAAATAG
- a CDS encoding efflux RND transporter permease subunit, with protein MIADIFIKRPVTAIVISVVITIVGILTLISLPVSQYPEITPPLVQVTGAFSGADAQTVERTMTTPIESQVNGVPGMSYIQTNATSDGSMTMNVTFDVGTNVDIATLDVQNRVSVATPQLPDDVKRVGLTVRKRNPSILMLVALYSPKGTHDIKFLDNYVNIYIKDALLRVKGVGDIFSRADNFSMRVWLKPDKLAQYGITASEVITKLQQQNMQVAAGSTGAAPQANDQAFEYTIQINGMLEKESDFQNIVVRTKPQDGSIVYLKDVARIELGKYNYANNNFVDGMRSSYLLIYQAPGSNAMEVAEGVTKAMDELKKSFPSDVQYVVPFESVSVVDVSINEVVHTLVEALILVVIVVFLFLQSWRATLIPILAIPVSIIGTFIFFIPLGFTINTLTLFGFVLAIGIVVDDAIVVVEAVQHYIDHEGLSPKMATIKAMKDISGPVIAIALILAAVFVPVGFVPGIVGRLYQQFAITIAVSVLISAFVALSLTPALCSLLLKPMHLDQNSKGLNKFFFKFNNWFARVTASYSAGVQKTIKKAPLVLVLLVCLFAGTVGMFKAKPTGFIPTEDEGRLLITFELPEASSTTRTVTVLKKMMGIIDGIPAIQHYAALGGLNAITFASKSNSGTLFCQLKPWKDRKDKAMQVEAIIGQLQKAFSEIKEANIIVIPPPPIPGLGNASGFSFVLEQRESNDDIKGFERVVQSFVMEANKRPEIARAFTFFTAKAPGYKINVDRTKCELMGVPVTEVFSTIQTYMGGKYINDFTAYGRTFRVVAQADTLYRKDMNNLDQYYVRNNKGQMIPLSTLVSYNVIESAPVVPHYNLFRSAEINGVPKPGYSSGEAIVALKEVAEQVLPAGYGYEFSGLSREEIKSGSTTVYIFALSVLFVFLFLAALYESWSVPFSVMLAVPLGAFGAILTLTLLPKLSNNVYAQIGLITLIGLAAKNAILIVEFAKERVDHGMEIVAATLEAVRLRLRPILMTSFAFILGVLPLVFATGAGAVSRQTIGWTVFGGMLAATGLAIFIVPVLFVAVSKIAYRNKKTVSEVQDEFQLNKELISEN; from the coding sequence ATGATAGCAGATATATTCATTAAAAGACCGGTAACAGCAATTGTTATTTCGGTTGTTATCACAATCGTAGGGATACTTACGCTGATAAGCCTTCCGGTGAGTCAGTATCCTGAAATTACGCCGCCATTGGTTCAGGTGACAGGAGCCTTTTCAGGAGCAGATGCTCAGACAGTTGAGCGTACCATGACAACTCCTATAGAGTCGCAGGTGAACGGTGTTCCCGGGATGTCATACATTCAAACCAATGCAACAAGTGACGGAAGCATGACAATGAACGTTACCTTTGATGTGGGCACAAATGTAGATATTGCAACACTGGATGTTCAGAACCGTGTGAGTGTTGCTACTCCACAGCTTCCTGATGATGTAAAGAGAGTTGGTCTTACAGTCAGAAAGCGTAATCCTTCTATTCTGATGCTCGTTGCTCTTTATTCCCCTAAAGGTACACACGATATAAAATTCCTTGATAACTATGTAAACATATACATAAAAGATGCACTCTTAAGGGTGAAAGGAGTAGGGGATATCTTCAGCAGAGCAGATAACTTCAGTATGCGTGTCTGGTTAAAACCGGACAAACTTGCGCAGTATGGAATTACAGCAAGTGAAGTAATTACAAAGCTTCAGCAGCAAAATATGCAGGTGGCAGCAGGTTCTACCGGTGCCGCTCCACAGGCAAATGATCAGGCATTTGAATATACCATTCAGATCAATGGTATGCTTGAAAAAGAATCGGATTTCCAGAATATAGTAGTTCGCACCAAACCTCAGGATGGATCTATTGTGTATCTGAAAGATGTTGCAAGAATAGAGCTTGGGAAATACAATTATGCCAACAACAACTTTGTAGACGGCATGAGATCATCATACCTTCTTATTTATCAGGCGCCAGGAAGTAACGCAATGGAAGTGGCAGAAGGAGTTACCAAAGCCATGGACGAACTGAAAAAATCATTTCCTTCCGATGTGCAATATGTGGTACCATTTGAATCAGTTTCGGTTGTGGACGTTTCAATCAATGAAGTAGTACATACATTGGTGGAAGCCTTGATATTGGTTGTAATCGTTGTGTTCCTATTTTTGCAAAGCTGGAGAGCGACATTGATCCCGATACTTGCCATACCGGTTTCCATTATAGGTACATTTATTTTCTTTATCCCCTTAGGATTTACAATAAATACCCTGACATTGTTCGGATTCGTACTCGCCATTGGTATAGTTGTGGATGATGCCATTGTTGTTGTGGAAGCTGTACAACACTATATTGATCACGAAGGTCTTTCTCCAAAAATGGCAACTATCAAAGCCATGAAGGATATTTCAGGACCTGTAATTGCCATCGCCCTCATCCTTGCTGCGGTGTTCGTACCTGTAGGATTTGTTCCTGGTATCGTAGGAAGATTGTATCAGCAATTTGCAATTACAATCGCAGTCTCCGTGTTGATTTCAGCTTTCGTAGCTTTGTCTCTTACTCCAGCTTTATGTTCATTGCTACTTAAACCGATGCATCTTGATCAGAATTCAAAAGGGTTGAACAAGTTCTTCTTTAAATTCAATAACTGGTTTGCAAGAGTTACAGCTTCTTATTCTGCAGGTGTTCAGAAAACAATTAAAAAGGCCCCACTTGTATTGGTATTACTGGTATGTTTATTTGCTGGAACAGTAGGAATGTTTAAAGCAAAACCAACGGGCTTTATTCCTACAGAAGATGAAGGTCGTTTGCTGATCACATTTGAACTTCCTGAAGCATCTTCTACAACAAGAACAGTAACAGTGTTGAAAAAAATGATGGGAATAATAGACGGGATACCAGCCATTCAGCACTATGCTGCACTTGGAGGCTTGAATGCAATCACCTTTGCTTCGAAATCCAACAGCGGAACTTTATTCTGTCAGCTGAAACCTTGGAAAGACAGAAAGGATAAGGCCATGCAGGTAGAAGCCATTATTGGTCAGCTCCAGAAAGCATTTTCAGAAATTAAGGAAGCCAACATCATTGTTATTCCCCCTCCGCCAATTCCAGGTTTAGGTAATGCTTCAGGTTTCAGCTTTGTATTGGAACAAAGGGAAAGTAACGATGACATTAAAGGTTTTGAAAGGGTGGTTCAATCATTTGTAATGGAAGCTAACAAGAGACCTGAAATTGCAAGAGCCTTTACTTTCTTTACGGCAAAAGCTCCCGGTTATAAAATAAATGTAGACAGAACTAAATGCGAATTGATGGGAGTGCCTGTCACTGAAGTGTTCAGTACCATTCAGACCTATATGGGAGGGAAGTATATCAATGATTTCACTGCCTATGGACGTACATTCAGAGTTGTGGCACAGGCAGATACTTTATATAGAAAAGACATGAATAATCTTGATCAATATTATGTAAGAAATAATAAAGGTCAGATGATACCTTTAAGCACACTTGTTTCGTATAATGTTATTGAAAGCGCACCTGTTGTGCCTCATTATAACTTATTCAGATCAGCTGAAATAAACGGAGTGCCTAAGCCTGGCTATAGCAGTGGTGAAGCCATCGTAGCATTGAAAGAAGTAGCAGAACAAGTGCTGCCAGCTGGCTATGGATATGAGTTTTCCGGATTGAGCAGAGAGGAGATTAAATCAGGATCAACTACAGTATATATATTTGCATTATCTGTATTGTTTGTATTCTTGTTTCTTGCAGCGCTATATGAGAGCTGGTCTGTACCATTCTCTGTAATGCTAGCCGTGCCGCTAGGAGCCTTCGGTGCCATACTTACGCTTACTTTGCTTCCTAAACTGAGCAATAACGTATATGCACAAATTGGTTTAATTACACTAATCGGACTTGCAGCTAAAAATGCAATTCTTATAGTGGAATTTGCAAAAGAAAGAGTGGATCATGGAATGGAGATTGTTGCAGCGACCCTTGAAGCCGTAAGACTTCGATTACGTCCAATCCTGATGACATCTTTTGCATTTATACTTGGAGTTTTGCCTCTGGTTTTTGCAACAGGTGCAGGAGCAGTATCGAGACAGACAATTGGGTGGACAGTATTTGGTGGTATGCTTGCAGCGACGGGTTTGGCCATATTTATAGTCCCGGTTTTGTTTGTTGCAGTTTCAAAAATTGCTTACAGAAATAAAAAGACTGTTTCTGAAGTGCAAGACGAATTTCAATTAAACAAAGAATTAATATCAGAAAATTAG
- a CDS encoding efflux RND transporter periplasmic adaptor subunit: MNRNLLSGAFLLVGLAILNFSCKGPAPNMQATNVPVNLQKVNFEDAVYHSFYPGNVVALDEVEISSEVSGFITDISFQEGQLVRRGQKLYEIEQSKYAASNAQAEANVKIAKANLEKAKNDAKRYSELGQRGMATQQKLEYSATDLENAENQLAVAEAELLRAKTDLRHATIYAPFDGTIGISLVKKGAFVTGGQTRLNTISSNDPIAVDFVISEKEINRFLELEKRKISKNDSLFTIVLPDGSVYSHPGKILFLDRAVDRQTGTLKVRLTFPNGQRNLRAGMSCNIRVENKNASKLPVIPQKSVTEQMGEFFVYVVSQDTARQRKIKPGPVIGHNIVIYDGLSEGEDIVVDGVQKLRDGSAVVINTEKPTASAK, encoded by the coding sequence ATGAATAGAAATTTATTATCAGGTGCTTTTTTGTTAGTCGGGTTAGCAATACTGAATTTTTCATGTAAAGGTCCTGCTCCAAATATGCAGGCAACAAACGTTCCTGTAAACTTGCAGAAAGTAAATTTTGAAGATGCCGTTTATCATAGCTTCTATCCGGGAAATGTAGTTGCATTGGATGAAGTAGAAATAAGCAGTGAGGTCAGCGGTTTCATAACAGATATATCTTTCCAGGAAGGACAGCTAGTCAGAAGAGGGCAAAAGCTATACGAAATTGAACAAAGTAAATATGCTGCGTCTAATGCTCAAGCTGAAGCCAATGTAAAGATTGCAAAAGCAAATCTTGAAAAAGCGAAAAATGATGCAAAGCGTTATAGCGAACTTGGACAAAGAGGAATGGCTACTCAGCAGAAACTTGAATATTCTGCAACAGATCTTGAAAATGCAGAGAACCAGCTTGCAGTTGCAGAAGCTGAATTATTAAGAGCAAAGACCGATCTGAGACATGCAACTATATATGCTCCGTTTGACGGAACAATTGGTATTTCTCTTGTAAAAAAGGGAGCCTTTGTTACAGGCGGACAAACCAGACTCAATACAATTTCATCCAACGATCCTATTGCTGTGGATTTTGTAATCAGTGAAAAGGAGATCAACAGGTTTCTTGAACTGGAAAAAAGAAAGATTTCCAAGAATGATTCCTTATTTACTATAGTATTGCCAGATGGCAGTGTTTATAGTCATCCAGGGAAAATTCTCTTTCTTGACAGAGCTGTAGACAGACAAACAGGAACATTAAAAGTAAGACTTACATTTCCTAACGGTCAAAGAAATTTAAGAGCAGGTATGAGCTGTAACATAAGAGTTGAAAACAAAAATGCATCGAAACTTCCTGTTATTCCTCAGAAATCAGTGACTGAGCAAATGGGAGAATTCTTTGTATATGTTGTAAGTCAGGATACAGCAAGACAGCGTAAAATTAAACCTGGACCGGTCATTGGTCATAATATAGTTATATACGATGGTCTATCAGAAGGCGAAGATATTGTTGTCGACGGAGTACAGAAACTTCGTGATGGTTCGGCTGTGGTAATCAACACAGAGAAGCCGACAGCTTCCGCTAAATAA